From the Billgrantia sulfidoxydans genome, one window contains:
- a CDS encoding lysine exporter LysO family protein encodes MLSGLLIVLLPLVLGYLVPVRHAGVLGGINRGVNASVYVILLLMGIGLAGLDELGHELSRMGGQAVRLLAVITVCNLGALWWLSRRLGLRMAPSPVVAGAPTTKLAALLGSLSLVAVVAGGVLLGLALAWLGGDVIFRHAEQWAEWVLYVLLALIGCQLRNSGMPLKQILLNRHGLAIAMTLAISSLAGGLLAAPLLSLRWNEGLALASGFGWYSLSAILVGDQLGPLLGGVAFFNDLARELLAFILIPLVIKRHAPLAIGYGGATSMDFTLPVIQQHGGVACVPIAVVSGFILSLLSPPLILFFLSL; translated from the coding sequence ATGCTCTCGGGGCTCTTGATCGTGCTGCTGCCGCTGGTGCTGGGCTACCTGGTGCCGGTTCGCCACGCCGGCGTGTTGGGCGGCATCAACCGCGGCGTCAACGCCTCGGTCTATGTCATCCTGCTGCTGATGGGCATCGGCCTGGCGGGGCTCGACGAACTCGGCCACGAGCTGTCGCGCATGGGTGGGCAGGCCGTCAGGCTGCTCGCGGTGATCACCGTGTGCAATCTCGGCGCGCTGTGGTGGTTGTCACGTCGCCTGGGGCTGCGCATGGCTCCCTCACCGGTGGTGGCGGGCGCCCCCACCACCAAGCTGGCCGCATTGCTCGGTTCGCTCTCGCTGGTCGCCGTGGTGGCCGGCGGCGTGCTGCTCGGACTCGCGCTCGCCTGGCTGGGCGGCGACGTGATCTTCCGGCACGCCGAGCAGTGGGCCGAATGGGTGCTCTACGTGCTGCTGGCGCTGATCGGCTGCCAGCTGCGCAACTCGGGGATGCCGCTGAAGCAGATCCTGCTCAACCGTCACGGCCTGGCCATCGCCATGACGCTGGCCATCAGCTCCCTGGCCGGCGGCCTGCTGGCCGCCCCCCTGCTCTCGTTGCGCTGGAACGAGGGCCTGGCGCTGGCTTCCGGCTTCGGCTGGTACTCGCTCTCGGCGATCCTGGTGGGCGACCAGTTGGGTCCGCTGCTCGGCGGCGTGGCCTTCTTCAACGACCTCGCCCGGGAGCTGCTCGCCTTCATCCTGATTCCGCTGGTCATCAAGCGCCATGCACCGCTGGCCATCGGCTACGGCGGGGCCACCTCGATGGATTTCACCCTGCCGGTGATCCAGCAGCACGGCGGCGTGGCCTGCGTGCCCATCGCGGTGGTCAGCGGCTTCATCCTCTCGCTGCTGTCGCCGCCGCTGATTCTGTTCTTCCTCTCGTTGTAG
- a CDS encoding ABC transporter substrate-binding protein encodes MFKKSLIPSLLVVGAAGLGQAQAADLTISCGAVGAELQLCQQGVRAWEEKTGHSVDVVSTPNSSTERLSLYQQILSANSTDIDIMQIDVVWPGLLANHLLDLREVLGDDAGEGHFAAIIENNTIDGRLVAMPWFTDAGVLYYRADLLEQYGHEPPQTWEELTEIAREIQNAEREAGNDRMHGFVFQGRAYEGLTCNALEWVASHGGGTLVDADGEVTIDNPQAAAALDLAASWIGEIAPEGVLNYTEEEARGVFQGGNAVFMRNWPYAWALAQSEDSEVRGKVGVTQLPHAGEGSSAATLGGWNLAVSRYSENAELAAELVAFLAGEEEQKRRAIEGAYNPTLETLYQDDEVLEAVPFFGDLYETFVNAVARPSAPTGDAYGRVSNAFFSATHDVLSGNRSGEQAVSDLDRELARLKRRNW; translated from the coding sequence ATGTTCAAGAAGTCGTTGATCCCATCCCTCCTCGTGGTGGGTGCCGCCGGCCTCGGTCAGGCCCAGGCCGCCGATCTGACAATCTCCTGCGGCGCGGTGGGCGCCGAGCTCCAGCTCTGCCAGCAGGGCGTACGGGCCTGGGAAGAGAAGACCGGCCATAGCGTCGACGTGGTCTCGACCCCCAACTCCTCCACCGAACGCCTGTCGCTCTACCAGCAGATCCTCTCCGCCAACTCCACCGATATCGACATCATGCAGATCGACGTGGTGTGGCCGGGCCTGCTCGCCAACCACCTGCTCGACCTGCGCGAGGTGCTGGGAGACGACGCGGGCGAGGGGCATTTCGCGGCCATCATCGAGAACAACACCATCGACGGCCGCCTGGTGGCGATGCCCTGGTTCACTGATGCCGGGGTGCTCTACTACCGCGCCGATCTGCTCGAGCAGTACGGCCACGAGCCGCCCCAGACCTGGGAGGAGCTGACCGAGATCGCCCGCGAGATCCAAAACGCCGAGCGCGAAGCGGGCAACGATCGCATGCACGGCTTCGTCTTCCAGGGTCGCGCCTACGAGGGGCTGACCTGCAACGCCCTGGAGTGGGTGGCGAGCCATGGCGGCGGTACCCTTGTCGACGCCGACGGCGAGGTCACCATCGACAACCCGCAGGCCGCCGCGGCCCTCGACCTTGCCGCCTCCTGGATCGGCGAGATCGCCCCCGAAGGCGTGCTCAACTACACCGAAGAGGAAGCTCGCGGCGTGTTCCAGGGCGGCAACGCGGTGTTCATGCGCAACTGGCCCTACGCCTGGGCGCTGGCCCAGAGCGAAGACAGCGAGGTGCGCGGCAAGGTGGGCGTGACCCAGTTGCCCCACGCCGGCGAGGGCAGCAGCGCCGCCACCCTGGGCGGCTGGAACCTGGCGGTGTCTCGCTACAGCGAGAACGCCGAGCTTGCCGCCGAGCTGGTGGCCTTCCTCGCCGGCGAGGAGGAGCAGAAGCGCCGCGCCATCGAGGGTGCCTACAACCCGACCCTCGAGACGCTCTACCAGGACGACGAGGTGCTCGAGGCGGTGCCCTTCTTCGGCGATCTCTACGAGACCTTCGTCAACGCCGTGGCGCGCCCGTCAGCCCCCACCGGCGATGCCTACGGCCGCGTCAGCAACGCCTTCTTCAGCGCCACCCACGACGTGCTCTCCGGCAACCGCAGCGGTGAGCAGGCGGTCAGCGACCTCGACCGCGAGCTGGCCCGCCTCAAGCGCCGCAACTGGTAA
- a CDS encoding carbohydrate ABC transporter permease yields MSTPVTESAPIPARPLPASYRSTKVRRQRVRAAWYFLAPMLVTLAMVAGWPLLRTFYFSFTDASLSDLGDTLFIGLENYLVYDDGRWFGVLADPVWWRAVWNTVYFSVVSVSLEVVFGVIVALILNAEFKGRTLVRAAVLIPWAIPTIVSAQMWAWMLNDQFGIINHLLMGVGLIDSPIAWTADAAYSMWAVIMVDVWKTTPFVALLVLAALQMLPKDCYEAAEVDGIHPLKVFFRVTLPLITPALMVAVIFRLLDALRVFDVIYVLTSNSTSTMSMSIYARQQLVEFQDVGYGSAASTLLFLVIALATIAYLYLGRKQLQLGGE; encoded by the coding sequence ATGTCGACTCCCGTGACCGAAAGCGCGCCGATCCCGGCGCGCCCCCTGCCGGCCAGCTATCGCAGCACCAAGGTGCGTCGCCAGCGGGTGCGCGCCGCCTGGTATTTCCTGGCGCCGATGCTGGTGACACTGGCCATGGTGGCCGGCTGGCCGCTGCTGCGTACCTTCTACTTCAGCTTCACCGACGCCTCGCTGTCGGACCTGGGCGATACCCTGTTCATCGGCCTGGAGAACTACCTGGTCTACGACGACGGCCGCTGGTTCGGCGTGCTGGCCGACCCCGTCTGGTGGCGGGCGGTGTGGAACACCGTCTACTTCTCGGTGGTCTCGGTGTCGCTGGAGGTGGTCTTCGGGGTCATCGTGGCGTTGATCCTCAACGCCGAGTTCAAGGGCCGTACCCTGGTGCGTGCCGCCGTGCTGATTCCCTGGGCGATCCCCACCATCGTCTCGGCGCAGATGTGGGCGTGGATGCTCAACGACCAGTTCGGCATCATCAACCATCTGCTCATGGGCGTGGGCCTGATCGACAGCCCCATCGCCTGGACCGCCGACGCCGCCTACTCGATGTGGGCGGTGATCATGGTCGACGTGTGGAAGACCACGCCGTTCGTCGCCCTGCTGGTGCTGGCGGCGCTGCAGATGCTGCCCAAGGATTGCTACGAGGCCGCCGAGGTCGACGGCATCCATCCACTTAAGGTGTTCTTCCGCGTCACCCTGCCGCTGATCACCCCGGCGCTGATGGTGGCGGTGATCTTCCGCCTGCTCGATGCCCTGCGCGTGTTCGACGTGATCTATGTGTTGACCTCCAACTCCACCAGCACCATGTCGATGTCGATCTACGCCCGCCAGCAGCTGGTGGAGTTCCAGGACGTGGGCTACGGCAGTGCCGCGTCCACGCTGCTGTTCCTGGTCATCGCGCTGGCTACCATCGCCTACCTCTATCTGGGCCGCAAGCAACTGCAACTGGGGGGTGAGTGA
- a CDS encoding carbohydrate ABC transporter permease, translated as MTSHQFSKLTVRLGFWLLVALVVVMAVFPFYYAIKTSFTPSGDLFRVELWPTRTTLANYLQIFSQRSFLQAIFNSVVVATSVVFIALLLGITASYALGRVRFRGRTTVLLVILGVSMFPQVAVLSGLFEVIRALNLYNNPGGLILSYTIFTLPFTVWVLTTFMRQLPMELEEAAIMDGATPWVTITKVFLPLMWPAMATTGLLAFIAAWNEFLFALTFTLTDSQRTVPVAIALLSGGSAYELPWGPIMAASVVVTVPLVILVIIFQRRIVSGLTAGAVKG; from the coding sequence ATGACCTCGCACCAATTTTCCAAGCTCACCGTGCGCCTCGGCTTCTGGCTGCTGGTGGCACTGGTCGTGGTGATGGCGGTGTTCCCGTTCTATTACGCCATCAAGACCTCCTTCACCCCGTCGGGCGACCTGTTCCGCGTCGAACTGTGGCCGACGCGGACGACCCTGGCCAACTACCTGCAGATCTTCTCCCAGCGCAGTTTCCTGCAGGCGATCTTCAATTCGGTGGTGGTCGCCACCAGCGTGGTATTCATCGCCCTGCTGCTTGGCATCACCGCCTCCTACGCACTGGGCCGGGTACGCTTTCGCGGCCGGACCACGGTGCTGCTGGTGATCCTTGGCGTCTCCATGTTCCCGCAGGTGGCGGTACTGTCGGGGCTGTTCGAGGTGATCCGTGCGCTCAACCTCTACAACAACCCGGGCGGGCTGATCCTGAGCTATACCATCTTCACCCTGCCCTTCACCGTGTGGGTGCTGACCACCTTCATGCGCCAGCTGCCCATGGAGCTTGAGGAGGCCGCGATCATGGACGGCGCCACGCCCTGGGTCACCATCACCAAGGTCTTCCTGCCACTGATGTGGCCGGCCATGGCGACCACCGGGCTGCTCGCCTTCATCGCCGCCTGGAACGAGTTCCTCTTCGCCCTGACCTTCACCCTGACCGACAGCCAGCGCACCGTGCCGGTGGCGATCGCCCTGCTCTCCGGCGGCAGCGCCTACGAGCTGCCCTGGGGGCCGATCATGGCCGCCTCGGTGGTGGTCACGGTGCCGCTGGTCATCCTGGTAATCATCTTCCAGCGCCGCATCGTCTCGGGGCTGACGGCCGGCGCGGTGAAGGGATGA
- a CDS encoding alpha-glucosidase family protein: MQDNTFWWRGGVIYQIYPRSFMDSNGDGVGDLPGVTERLEYVASLGVDGIWLSPFFTSPMRDFGYDISDYRDVDPLFGTLDDFKALLERAHALGLKVIIDQVISHTSDQHPWFQESRRSASNPRGEWYVWADPNPDGTPPNNWLSIFGGPAWTFDSRRQQYYLHNFLSSQPDLNFHNPEVRAAQLDNMRFWLELGVDGFRLDTVNFYFHDQHLRSNPALTIDATRTLGAPKENPYTWQRHLYDISRPENVDFLRELRALMDEYPGTTTVGEIGDDNPLERMAEYTSGGDKLHMAYTFDLLNSPRSPAYIRGVLERFQQFAGDAWPCWALSNHDVVRSATRWGSEECAFAYPRVALALLFSLRGSVCLYQGEELGLPEADVPFERIQDPYGLPLWPDFKGRDGCRTPMPWDDTPLAGFSTIEPWLPVAEAHLPLSVARQQDDPESMLNATRRLLRFRHQHPALFDGDMTLVELGEALVAFTRQRGNDRLLCVFNLTGQPQTAALPEVREALQQHGFQYEVSHGTLHLPPYQAAFFRL, encoded by the coding sequence ATGCAAGACAACACCTTCTGGTGGCGCGGCGGCGTCATCTACCAGATCTACCCGCGCAGCTTCATGGACAGCAACGGCGACGGCGTCGGCGACCTGCCGGGCGTCACCGAGCGGCTCGAGTACGTCGCCTCGCTCGGCGTGGACGGCATCTGGCTGTCGCCTTTCTTCACCTCGCCGATGCGCGACTTCGGCTACGACATCAGCGACTACCGCGACGTCGACCCGCTGTTCGGTACCCTCGATGACTTCAAGGCGCTGCTGGAACGTGCCCATGCGCTCGGCCTCAAGGTCATCATCGACCAGGTGATCAGCCACACCTCGGACCAGCATCCCTGGTTCCAGGAGAGCCGCCGGTCAGCCAGCAACCCGCGAGGCGAGTGGTATGTCTGGGCCGATCCCAACCCGGATGGCACGCCGCCCAACAACTGGCTGTCGATCTTCGGCGGGCCGGCGTGGACCTTCGACAGCCGGCGCCAGCAGTACTATCTGCACAACTTCCTGTCGAGCCAGCCGGACCTCAACTTCCACAACCCCGAGGTGCGTGCCGCCCAGCTCGACAACATGCGCTTCTGGCTCGAGCTGGGGGTCGACGGCTTCCGCCTCGACACGGTGAACTTCTACTTCCACGACCAGCACCTGCGCAGCAACCCGGCGCTGACCATCGATGCCACCCGCACCCTGGGCGCGCCCAAGGAGAACCCCTACACCTGGCAGCGCCACCTCTACGACATCAGCCGCCCCGAGAACGTCGACTTCCTGCGCGAGCTGCGCGCGCTGATGGACGAGTACCCGGGCACCACCACGGTGGGCGAGATCGGCGACGACAATCCGCTGGAGCGCATGGCCGAGTACACCTCCGGCGGCGACAAGCTGCACATGGCCTACACCTTCGACCTGCTCAACTCGCCGCGCTCGCCGGCCTACATCCGCGGCGTGCTCGAGCGCTTCCAGCAGTTCGCCGGCGATGCCTGGCCCTGCTGGGCGCTGTCCAACCACGACGTGGTGCGCAGCGCCACCCGCTGGGGCAGCGAGGAGTGCGCCTTCGCCTACCCGCGGGTAGCGCTGGCGCTGCTGTTCTCGCTGCGCGGCAGCGTCTGCCTCTACCAGGGCGAAGAGCTCGGCCTGCCCGAGGCCGACGTCCCCTTCGAGCGCATCCAGGACCCCTATGGCCTGCCCTTGTGGCCCGACTTCAAGGGCCGCGACGGCTGCCGCACGCCGATGCCATGGGACGACACCCCGCTGGCCGGTTTCTCGACCATCGAGCCCTGGCTGCCGGTGGCGGAAGCGCACCTGCCGCTGTCGGTGGCACGCCAGCAGGACGACCCCGAGTCGATGCTCAACGCCACCCGGCGCCTGCTGCGCTTCCGCCACCAGCACCCAGCGCTGTTCGACGGCGACATGACGCTGGTCGAGCTGGGCGAGGCGCTGGTCGCGTTTACCCGCCAGCGGGGCAACGACAGGCTGCTGTGCGTCTTCAACCTCACCGGCCAGCCGCAGACCGCGGCGCTGCCCGAGGTGCGCGAGGCGCTGCAGCAGCACGGTTTCCAGTACGAGGTCAGCCACGGCACGCTGCACCTGCCGCCCTACCAGGCAGCCTTTTTCCGCCTCTAG
- a CDS encoding ABC transporter ATP-binding protein has translation MASVSLNKINKVFGSTHIIKDVDLAIGAGEFVVFVGPSGCGKSTLLRLIAGLESISDGELSIGDQVVNELPPRERGVGMVFQSYALYPHMTVYENMAFGLKLAKTAKETVHERVMATARILQLEELLERKPKALSGGQRQRVAMGRAMAREPRILLFDEPLSNLDASLRVQMRNEIARLHKRLGSTMVYVTHDQVEAMTLADKIVVLNGGRVEQVGSPQELYQRPATKFVAGFIGSPTMNFLPARLVGADANGCRVSAAGLAELALPQDASGHAQGDDLTLGIRPEHLRLTEARGSEGFEIVNVEYLGNEVYVYLELKEGDTLLIQRGEAPTQWSIGQRVALSPDPEHVHLFDANDRALPAKPARAAA, from the coding sequence ATGGCAAGCGTCTCTCTCAACAAGATCAACAAGGTCTTCGGTAGCACCCACATCATCAAGGACGTGGACCTGGCGATCGGTGCCGGCGAGTTCGTGGTCTTCGTCGGCCCCTCGGGCTGCGGCAAGTCGACCCTGCTGCGCCTGATCGCCGGGCTGGAATCGATCAGCGACGGCGAGCTCTCGATCGGCGATCAAGTGGTCAACGAGCTGCCGCCGCGGGAGCGCGGCGTGGGCATGGTGTTCCAGTCCTACGCCCTCTACCCGCACATGACCGTGTACGAGAACATGGCGTTCGGCCTCAAGCTGGCCAAGACCGCCAAGGAGACGGTGCACGAACGGGTCATGGCCACGGCCCGCATCCTGCAGCTCGAGGAACTGCTCGAGCGCAAGCCCAAGGCGCTCTCCGGCGGCCAGCGCCAGCGCGTCGCCATGGGCCGCGCCATGGCCCGCGAGCCGCGCATCCTGCTGTTCGACGAGCCGCTCTCCAACCTCGACGCCTCGCTGCGGGTACAGATGCGCAACGAGATCGCCCGGTTGCACAAGCGGCTCGGCTCGACCATGGTCTACGTCACCCACGACCAGGTCGAGGCCATGACCCTGGCCGACAAGATCGTGGTGCTCAACGGCGGCCGTGTGGAGCAGGTGGGCAGCCCCCAGGAGCTCTACCAGCGCCCGGCGACCAAGTTCGTTGCCGGCTTCATCGGCTCGCCGACGATGAACTTCCTGCCGGCGCGGCTGGTCGGTGCCGATGCCAACGGCTGCCGCGTCAGCGCCGCCGGGCTGGCCGAGCTGGCCCTGCCCCAGGACGCCTCGGGCCATGCCCAGGGCGACGACCTGACGCTGGGCATTCGCCCCGAGCACCTGCGCCTCACCGAGGCCCGGGGCAGCGAAGGCTTCGAGATCGTCAACGTCGAGTATCTGGGCAACGAGGTCTACGTCTACCTCGAGCTAAAGGAGGGCGACACCCTGCTGATCCAGCGCGGCGAGGCCCCAACGCAGTGGTCGATCGGTCAGCGCGTGGCGCTCTCCCCCGACCCCGAGCACGTCCACCTGTTCGACGCCAACGACCGGGCGCTGCCGGCCAAGCCGGCACGAGCCGCCGCCTGA
- a CDS encoding LacI family DNA-binding transcriptional regulator yields the protein MSPPVRRITLKDLARELGVSTATVSNAFNRPDQLSPNLRERILAEAKRLGYRGPDAKARSLRTGRSRIIAVILAESLTYSLNDAVSSEFLSGVAEVLDTQGHTLLLLSARQAKCQLVDSASMADGFIVYGLMPSDELFDSLPLDASLVAVDFNVSGHPSVHVDNEPACLEIADHALTATPRKRPAIVNLRLTREPCNGRIAPGYTLLPAERTITRSRLSGFHRALEKHGFATDRIPMWNVEENTFEVCAPVIEEILELPADERPDLLLCMSDRIALTALTLAEQRGLRIPEDICLIGFDGIAEGQYRAPRLTTVRQESGEKGRLAARMILGLEPGHSRLLGTELLLGETCP from the coding sequence GTGTCGCCACCGGTCCGTCGCATCACCCTCAAGGATCTGGCCCGGGAGCTCGGCGTCTCCACCGCCACCGTCTCCAATGCCTTCAACCGGCCCGATCAGCTCTCGCCCAACCTGCGCGAGCGCATCCTCGCCGAGGCCAAGCGGCTGGGTTATCGCGGCCCCGACGCCAAGGCGCGCAGCCTGCGCACCGGCCGCTCGCGCATCATCGCGGTGATCCTGGCCGAGAGCCTCACCTACAGTCTCAACGACGCCGTCTCCAGCGAATTCCTCTCGGGCGTGGCCGAGGTGCTCGACACCCAGGGCCACACCCTGCTGCTGCTCTCGGCGCGCCAGGCCAAGTGTCAGCTGGTCGACTCGGCGAGCATGGCCGACGGCTTCATCGTCTACGGCCTGATGCCCTCCGACGAGCTGTTCGATTCGCTGCCGCTCGATGCCTCGCTGGTGGCCGTCGACTTCAACGTCTCGGGCCACCCCTCGGTGCACGTCGACAACGAGCCGGCCTGTCTCGAGATCGCCGACCATGCCCTGACGGCCACGCCCCGCAAGCGCCCGGCCATCGTCAACCTGCGCCTCACCCGCGAGCCCTGCAACGGCCGCATCGCCCCCGGCTACACCCTGCTGCCGGCCGAGCGCACCATCACCCGCTCACGCCTGTCCGGTTTCCATCGCGCCCTGGAGAAGCACGGTTTCGCTACCGACCGGATCCCCATGTGGAACGTGGAGGAGAACACCTTCGAGGTCTGCGCCCCGGTGATCGAGGAGATCCTCGAGCTGCCCGCCGACGAACGCCCCGATCTGCTGCTGTGCATGTCCGACCGCATCGCCCTGACCGCCCTCACGCTCGCCGAGCAGCGTGGCCTGCGCATTCCCGAGGACATCTGCCTGATCGGCTTCGACGGCATCGCCGAAGGCCAGTATCGGGCGCCGCGCCTGACCACGGTACGCCAGGAGAGCGGCGAGAAGGGGCGTCTGGCGGCACGCATGATCCTCGGCCTGGAACCGGGCCATTCGCGCCTGCTGGGCACCGAGCTGCTGCTGGGCGAGACCTGCCCCTGA
- a CDS encoding ATP-binding protein, protein MRPRLPRPPFSHLGVKLFVIILSVNVLIAGLVFLAVSRSLDRGFLEYLETTQANRAETLAEGLGQEWARRDGWQWLRNSPPAWERLVRQQLWPGERPPHGIERRLGDARDFVLHDADGLPVIGLPPDDREMAAELKWLPIEYQGQRVGTLGYRPPEQLMARMDRIFLSRQQRNLGIIIAALGLASLLLAGGLAWWLGRRTRSMALATRRLIEGDYSARLPERGRDELSRLARDFNRLAATLEASREARSRWVSDIAHELRTPLAVLRGEIEAMQDGIRPLDQDNLRSLSQEVGQLERLVTDLRLLSQSDAGALEVQLAPLDLAASLASRLEEASGWLDDCGMAVTTTIEGPAWIRGDARRLRQLWTNLLDNSCAYTTSPGLLEVRLDQVPDRVRVIWQDSSPGVPEAALGRLTERLYRVEGSRSRASGGSGLGLSIASALVKSHGGTMQASPSPLGGLCWTLEFPTLDVEERTR, encoded by the coding sequence ATGAGGCCACGCCTGCCTCGCCCGCCCTTTTCTCACCTGGGCGTCAAGCTGTTCGTCATCATCCTGTCGGTCAACGTGCTGATCGCCGGGCTGGTGTTCCTGGCGGTGTCGCGCAGCCTCGATCGCGGTTTCCTCGAGTACCTCGAGACCACCCAGGCCAACCGCGCCGAGACCCTGGCCGAAGGCCTGGGGCAGGAGTGGGCGCGCCGCGACGGCTGGCAGTGGCTGCGTAACTCGCCGCCGGCCTGGGAGCGCCTGGTCCGCCAGCAGCTGTGGCCCGGCGAGCGTCCGCCCCACGGCATCGAGCGTCGCCTGGGCGATGCCCGCGACTTCGTGCTGCACGATGCCGATGGGCTGCCGGTGATCGGCCTGCCCCCGGACGACCGCGAGATGGCCGCCGAGCTGAAATGGCTACCCATCGAGTACCAGGGCCAGCGGGTCGGCACCCTGGGCTATCGCCCGCCGGAGCAGTTGATGGCGCGCATGGATCGCATCTTCCTGTCCCGCCAACAGCGCAACCTGGGCATCATCATCGCCGCCCTGGGCCTGGCCTCGCTGCTGCTGGCCGGCGGCCTGGCCTGGTGGCTGGGACGGCGCACCCGCAGCATGGCCCTGGCGACCCGGCGCCTGATCGAGGGCGACTACAGCGCACGGCTGCCGGAGCGCGGCCGCGACGAGCTCTCGCGCCTGGCGCGCGACTTCAACAGGCTGGCGGCAACCCTCGAGGCCAGCCGCGAAGCGCGCAGCCGCTGGGTCTCCGACATCGCCCACGAGCTGCGCACGCCGCTGGCGGTGCTGCGCGGCGAGATCGAAGCCATGCAGGACGGCATTCGCCCGCTCGACCAGGATAACCTGCGTTCGCTGTCGCAGGAGGTGGGGCAGCTCGAGCGACTGGTGACCGACCTGCGCCTGCTCTCTCAGAGCGATGCCGGCGCCCTCGAAGTACAGCTTGCCCCGCTCGACCTGGCGGCGAGCCTCGCCTCGCGCCTCGAGGAAGCCAGCGGCTGGCTCGACGACTGCGGCATGGCCGTCACCACCACGATCGAGGGCCCGGCCTGGATCCGTGGCGATGCGCGTCGATTGCGCCAGCTGTGGACCAACCTGCTCGACAACAGCTGCGCCTATACCACCTCGCCGGGGCTGCTCGAGGTTCGCCTGGACCAGGTGCCGGACCGGGTGCGGGTGATCTGGCAGGACAGCTCGCCGGGGGTACCCGAGGCCGCGCTGGGCCGGCTCACCGAGCGGCTCTACCGGGTCGAGGGCTCGCGCAGCCGGGCCAGCGGCGGCAGCGGCCTGGGGCTCTCCATTGCCAGTGCCCTGGTCAAGAGCCACGGCGGCACCATGCAGGCCTCCCCCTCCCCGCTGGGTGGGTTATGCTGGACCCTCGAGTTCCCCACCTTGGATGTCGAAGAACGGACCCGTTGA
- a CDS encoding response regulator, whose product MHDADAPRDTLLIVEDEPKIARLVADYLEGSGFATRHIDHGDQVLPWLQKQHADEQLPSLVLLDLMLPGIDGLTLCREIRQRWPGVAIIMLTARVEEVDRLLGLELGADDYICKPFSPREVVARVKAVLRRSQALRDPASITGSQLELDDEGWRALANGQDLGLTAVEYQLLKVMMQAPGRIFTRDQLMDRMYRDHRIVSERTVDSHVKKLRRKIADVWPEREIIRSVYGVGYKYQPEE is encoded by the coding sequence ATGCACGACGCCGACGCCCCGCGTGACACCCTGCTGATTGTCGAGGACGAGCCCAAGATCGCACGCCTGGTCGCCGATTATCTCGAGGGCAGCGGCTTCGCCACCCGGCACATCGACCATGGCGACCAGGTACTGCCCTGGCTGCAGAAGCAGCACGCCGACGAACAGTTGCCGTCGCTGGTGCTGCTCGACCTGATGCTGCCCGGCATCGACGGCCTCACCCTGTGCCGCGAGATTCGCCAGCGCTGGCCCGGGGTGGCGATCATCATGCTGACGGCGCGAGTCGAGGAAGTGGACCGTCTGCTGGGCCTCGAGCTCGGCGCCGACGACTACATCTGCAAGCCGTTCAGTCCGCGCGAGGTGGTCGCCCGGGTCAAGGCGGTGCTACGCCGCAGCCAGGCGCTGCGCGATCCGGCCTCGATCACCGGCAGCCAGCTCGAGCTCGACGACGAGGGCTGGCGGGCGCTGGCTAACGGCCAGGACCTCGGCCTCACCGCGGTGGAGTACCAGTTGCTCAAGGTGATGATGCAGGCCCCGGGGCGCATCTTCACCCGCGACCAGTTGATGGATCGCATGTACCGCGACCACCGCATCGTCTCCGAGCGTACCGTCGACAGCCACGTCAAGAAGCTGCGGCGCAAGATCGCCGACGTCTGGCCCGAGCGCGAGATCATCCGCTCGGTCTATGGGGTGGGCTACAAGTATCAGCCTGAGGAGTGA